A stretch of DNA from Acidobacteriota bacterium:
ATGAACTCGGCAAACAGGTAGGCCCAGAGGGTCTTCCCCTGAAGGCTCAAGGTGGGATCGCCCAGGTCGAACTTGTTGTCGGCGGCGGCCACCCGAATCAACTCGGAGAACCCCCCGGGAATCTGGGACAGGATGACGGGCAGGCAAATCAGGCCGCCGCCGATCAGGGCGATGCCCTGGAAAACGTCGGTCCAGATCACGGCTCTCAGACCGCCCACCACCGTGTAGACCGATACCAGCACGCCCCCGACCACGATAATGGCCGGCACCGAGTCCTCTCCCGTGCCCAGGATCGACTGGATGGCCAGGGAGACCGTGTAGAGCACCATGCCCGTGCGGATGAAGTGAAACAGAATGAAGGTGCCGCCGGCATACATCCTGGCCCAGAGCCCGAACCGCCGCTCCAGGTATTCGTAGGCCGAACTGACCCGGGTCGACCGGTACATGGGAATGAACAGGTGGACCGCGATAGCGATGGCGGGGATGTAGCCGAAATGGGACACGAAGTTCCGCCAGTTGCCCTCGCCGTAGGCAAAGGCCGGCAGCGCCAGAAAGGTGACGGAGCTGACGATGGTGGCCATCAGCGAAAATCCGATGACCCATCCCGGCATGGACCTGCCCGCCAGGAAATAGCCTTCGTCGGTCTGGCTGGATCGGGCCGAGCGCACGCCGATCAGGATCAGCACCGCGAAGCTGGCGGCCACCACCAGTTGATCCAGCAACCTGATTTCAATACCGATCATATGGTTTTAACCGTTGACTGCGTTGGAGGTCGGAAATGATGGCCGCCGCCGTGGCTTCGCCGCTCGAAAAGGAAGCCGGCACGATAGGCGTTTTCTCGGTTGCGCAACATCAATCCTGACGACGCCGCTCGGCTCGAACCCCCGGGCTTGCGCCCGGGGCACTATTCGAAAAAAGCACGTTCCCCTATGCAGTGTCGTCGGTTACGGGAGAGCTGGGAAGCTGCGGCTCAGGGTAGCCCTGGGTGTCAACCCGGGGTCGTATGGGTTCTCCACCAACCCAGCCGCGAATGCGGCGAATAGGAAGCACCCGTTCGGGAACGCATTGCCTCTCCAAAGAAACGCCGCCCCACGCCACAATCACCCGCTGACGCTGCTGCAACGGTCACATTAAATGCCGTGATGTCTAGCGTCATCCATTAGAGTCTATAACCATTTTATTTATGAGTGTCTTATCTAAGCTCTGCCTCGGCCAGACTCGCTACCAACACCCCTTGCAATCCACTGCCATCCCCAAGATAAGGGGGGAATTGTTGCTGCAAACATCTCCGCCCGTCCGTTAACCAGGACCAAGCCCACCGGTCGCCATTCCGAAAAGTCTCTTTCGGCCTCTTTCCTGCGCTCTGCTCCGCCCGGAAGACACGCCGACGGCCTGCCACCACCGCGATCCGACGACCGCCCCGCGCCAGACCGCAGGCACCGAACGTGGCCTGGAGAATGGACTCTGTCGGCGATCAGGCAGCAATTCGCGCGGCCATTCGCCCGGACAAAGCCGGCCAGTCGAGTGCTCGGGCTCGTTCAGCCCGGACACCGGTCAAAAGCCGACTGTCAGGCTCGTGTAGCCCACATGCGAGCGAAAGCCGCGAACGCCGCCAATCCGCTCCCAATAGCCGTAATACTGCCAGCCGAAGTTCAACGCGAGATTCTCTTTCATCTCCACTGTGAGACGAACCTGAGGCGAATGGTACGACATCGGCAGGCTGGTCATGAGGTACGCACCTTCGAGCGAGAACGCCGATCGCTCAGCGAAAGCCAAGTCGAAGTCACCGCCGCCCGTGTCCTTCGTCAGGTTGTAGCCAAGGTTCAGTGTCACACGTTGCGCCGGAGTCGCACGAATCGCAAAGTTCAAATTGTGGATGCTGCCGGCATA
This window harbors:
- a CDS encoding sodium:solute symporter; translated protein: MIGIEIRLLDQLVVAASFAVLILIGVRSARSSQTDEGYFLAGRSMPGWVIGFSLMATIVSSVTFLALPAFAYGEGNWRNFVSHFGYIPAIAIAVHLFIPMYRSTRVSSAYEYLERRFGLWARMYAGGTFILFHFIRTGMVLYTVSLAIQSILGTGEDSVPAIIVVGGVLVSVYTVVGGLRAVIWTDVFQGIALIGGGLICLPVILSQIPGGFSELIRVAAADNKFDLGDPTLSLQGKTLWAYLFAEF